The genomic region agcctggtcccagatctgtttttggCATGCCATAGGAGTTTCCAAAACAGCAAATCGGACACCAGTCCAGTCTAAAGCTGGAGTAGGGATAAGCCTAGATGTATACAGAGACAATATCGTAGACTGTAAATTTATGTGAGATTAATACCTTGTTCTCTCTCAGCTGATGAGAAGGGGATGgatgtgtactgtatataaagaTGTTGACATTTAATGTTAATACTGTTTTGTCTCTTCTAGGCGATGAGGAAGGGTCTGTTGGATGTCCTTCCTAAGAACGCCCTGGAGGACTTGACAGCTGAGGACTTCAGGCTGCTGGTCAATGGCTGTGGAGAGGTCAACGTGCAGATGCTCATCAGCTTCACTTCCTTCAATGATGAATCTGGTACAAAGACCTTGGCCCGTATTCACAAAGAATCTCAGAGTATGAGTGCTGAtgtaggatcagttttgcctttttgattacaatgaataagattatatggatGGGGAGACCTGATCCTCATACTATAAAACCTGGATGTATTTAGTTTTCCTTTGGTTGTTGATCCTCACCCTAATACTTTTAGTGATGCAGTTAGATGTCTTGGAACAAAAATACGTTTGTACTTTTACATGACTTAAGTGTGTTTGAGTTTATGGTTTTTATTCCATGATTGAGTCACTTATTTTTGTTATCCCACTCTGAATCTCAACAGGGGAAAATGCTGATAAGTTGTTGCAGTTCAAACGCTGGTTTTGGTCCATCGTGGAGAAGATGAGCATGACTGAGAGGCAAGATCTGGTAAGAAATTATTTTCACTACCTGATGCAGTCCGTTTGATTTTTATCTGCAGAAACTCAAATATAAATTCCAATACAATCggattcctctccctccctgcaggTGTACTTCTGGACCTCCAGTCCATCTCTGCCAGCCAGTGAGGAAGGCTTCCAGCCCATGCCCTCCATCACCATCAGGCCTCCGGATGACCAGCACCTGCCCACGGCCAACACCTGCATCTCGCGTCTCTACGTGCCACTCTACTCCTCCAAACAGATTCTAAAACAGAAACTCTTACTAGCCATTAAGACCAAGAACTTTGGTTTTGTGTAGAGGCTGACAAACATGTTTACCTGTTGTGTAATATTTACCTAGTTACATTtttgtagattttttttgtcTATACAATTTTATGGAATTcgaagaaaatacaaaaaatgcaGTCGCTCCCCTGGTGGTTATTTTGTTTGTGTTGTGAACACAGACGGCTTgttcttattttattttaatttttttagttCTGAAGGTAATATACATTCCTGCATTGGCTTTGTAAAGTTGAAACCCTCTGCTCTATTGGCTTAAACCTTTAGTTCCCAAGAATTAGGCTCGACAGCAAACTGTGCCGAAGCTCAGCCAAAGAGGACCGCAGTAGAAGTATTTAAAaagttaaagtaaaaaaaaaaaaacactgtgaTTATGATTTTGTTCCTTGCCCTAAACAGAATACTTACTATCACtgacagttctctgctgccttgATGGAAAGTCAATATTTTTCTTGTATAGGGGGAGTAGGGAATTTCAAAATAAACTTGGATGCAAATTATCATTTTAGTCTGTTGATTGTTGTAGAATGTATTTCTGAATATGGTTTAAATCGATGACCTCACAATAAATGCTAGGCATGCTGATAACCTGGTTTTAGGAACTTTACAAAGACTGCAATTATTTAGATTGTCGGAATACATCCAAGCTTACAATAAAACACAAATTCTACTTGACGAGGTGGGCAGCAAAAGTTTGGTTCAAGATATGTGATTCATCATTGGGTATAGTTTTTAATCAAATATACTGATAACTAACCCCAAGTAATCTGTTCTAGTCCAGGACCACCATTCTTAATCTGTATGAGGAAATTTGTCATGATTTCAAAGGGACTCCTTCTTCCATGACGTTGCACCAATCGTAGTGCGGGATGCTGCTAAGCACCGCCTGTTTTTCAGTTGCTCCTCGAAATCAACCTTCTTGCTTTATCAGTGGGCAAGAAACCGGTTCATCAGTCATACGAGCTGGACAAATAGCTAGCTATATGAGGGTAATTTATTTCGACCGACTCAAATGTTACATGATTGACAGCAAGCTAACGCGTTAGCAGCTAGGTGGATGACAAGCTAGCGATGATCGTGGTTTTGTTTGCCCTGTCAAAACCGTTATttttagccagctaacgttaactTTAGCATATTCGGTCAATCATCGAGATCAACCCAAATGGCAGAGAACTGGCAGGACGCGACCTGTCAACAGGTCAAGTTGATAGCAGGTCGCCTGAATGAGCTTCTTTCCACTGGCCTAGACCTCTTGCACTCTGAATTCGGGGTGGATTTTGGAGTGAAGCCCGAGATTCCGCCATGGTTGATCTTCTTAGCAGCGTGCATTGGGCTCGTGCTAATGGTGGCTATGTGGGCCTCCGCATGTCGCGGGCTCTTCAAGAAGCGACTGACCATAGTTGAAGTTGAGACCATGGAAAGCACTAAACCAGCTACTATCAAGACGGCAAAAGCAGAGGAACCGAAGAAAAAGAAAAGGAAGCCTACAGAAAAGGTAACGTTTCCAATGTTAGCCTCCTAGCTAATTATGCTATGCTAATTTTGACAGCTCtcacagtagctagctaacgttagtagtTAGTCGCCGACATTAGCATGATTCGGCTAGCTAGATTAACCTGTCAAGTGAGCCAAACtaatatttgtttttaaattaagCCTTGTGTTCTCTTTTGCCCCACAGAAATCACAGCCAAATGGTAGTGTAGTTGCTGAGCTACAAGAGGAAGTCAGAGTGACTGCAGATGACAACCTGCCAGTAGTGCCACATCATTCTCACGTCAAGACAGAAAAGGCTTCTGAGGTAGGCCTAATGTTGCTTGTAGAGGATAATTCTTGTATGCAAGCCTAGGAAACTAGTGAAACAGTTGAATCTGTTGTATACAAAACAGAAGTCCGTTGTATGCTAAATAAATTCAGATATGCTTGGTTATATCTAGCTATATAATATCCCATTTCTGCACTAAACAAGCCTTCAAGATTGAGAACCGGCCTTATGTCGTTTGTAGTGGAGTTTTCCTAGTGATGATGTGGCTTTTAGACTAGAGGCCTGCCTCCCTTAGGACTCCTACAGTCCTGTGATGTGCAGGAGCCAGCTGGCAATGTCTGTTTGCCAGATTTTAACTTGCAGATGCAGCAAATCCTAAAGGATGGGACGGATGGCTTCCTCACTTAGCTAGTATCAAGTGTAGCTCCTCCATGATCAAATACAGCTTTCAACCCAGTTGACTGCCAGTCTGTAAATCAATGCCCTTTATAATTGTTTTTGGCCTCAATCTGTATTGAGGGGCTGACACTTCCAATATAATACTTATTTGGATTGTTTGGTTTATAGCTTTTGAGATTGTAATTTATAGGCTATTACGGTCCTTACATGTCAAAAGGCTCTTGGTAGACAGATTTAGAGGAACAGGATGGTGTATGTGATTtgacagagagatatatatacatacacacacacatatatatatatatatatacatacacacacacacatatatatatatatatatatatatatatatatatatatatatatatatatatatatatatatatatatatatatacacacacacacacacacacacacacacacacacacacacacaccccgaccTACCTAGTTTGAccgcgtatatatatatatatatacacacacacacacacacacacacacacacacacacacacacacacacaccccgaccTACCTAGTTTGACCGCGTTGACTTGATTGAGTGACTTTCATAACATGGGGTTTCTGTTCTAATGGTGCAGGGGGCGATGCTTCTGTATGTTACCACTTTCCCTTTCTTTGCCTTGTAGCattaatccaccatacatgttgAAATCTATATATTTAGGTAAAGAATACAAAGAAGAAGCAGAAACTGGCAGTAAAGGAGGCTAAGACGGCTTCTTCTCATGGCAAGGAATCGGAGGAAGGTACGCCATACAATACCACCAACTGTTTGAATCAATTGTGCCTAGCAAAGCACGGCATACATTTACAGATAATTATTACGTCCTTTCAGGGAAATTGAAATTAGTCATATTTTAATGTTCGTCTATGAAAGATTAAATCAATCATTCATGCAATCTGACCAAGATTGGGGGGTAGCACTGCTCTAGGATCAGCGTTCTCCCTTTCCAATCTTACCTTGACATTAGAATTATTCCACAAGACTGACGATGGATCGGCTCCTAGAGTTCACCTATGGTTACAAATATTGAGCCGGCTTATTCTAATGCTTACCTTATAATAATGCACTAAATCCAGGTTGTGCAAATGTTACACCATGAAATATATTGAGGCAAAAAATGTATCGGTAGCTTAGAAATATCTAAATAACACTCAATTGCATTAACATGAAATTGATTTCCATATCATTCAAAAATGTGTATAGCCTATACAGTATTTGTCTTTTAATACAGTCATCTCGGTGTTCATTTGAAGCGTATTTGTTGTGCAAAAAAATGGGCAACTTTGTTTTTGTAGTCAGTCTACAAACTTCTGACGTTATCAGCAGTCACAGAAAGACTGAAACATCTGTGTATAAAGTGACGCGGAAGGGCAAGAAACATCTAACTACGTACTTTGCTGTTCTatgagtggtctgaggcagtcgTTAAATAATGAGCATTTTCAAGAGCAACTTTAGTAATGAttgttttgggaaacagctctgaGATGTAACGATGTTCCTAAGAAGGCTTTAACGATGAACTTACTCTTGATGGTTTTGGGAAACTGGGCCCAGAGCCTGGACATTCTAACAGTGGATTTGAACATGAGATGTAGGCCTATTTTAACTTGATCCCACTAACCTTCCCCATGTTTCTATCAGTATCAGGCACCTGGGAGACCAAGGTCAGTAACAAGGAGAAGCGTGAACAGCGCCGTAAAGACAAGACCACCGGTGACGGCTCAGGGAGCCCTGGAGGAGTAGATCCTCTGCCTAGTACTCCTCCCACAGAGTCAACCAAAGTCAGCCCCAAAGCTGCAAACCCCGGGTCTGTCTCTGAGAAGAAGGAAAAGAAGAAGAAAGGTAAAGCTAACTAGGTCTATCACCTTATGGTATACCTCTCTGCTGGCAAAAGGCAGCAGCTGAGCAGGCCTGAGCTTGGTTAAAGACACCTACACTTTCACAAACTTTCTGTAAACAGACTAATTTGGCATCCAGGGAGACTGctactctctgtcttctcctgttATTGAGTTCTGCTGGTCCCCTGTTGATCAGACCTGCTATAAATACAGACCCTGGAGGACTCcgagcccagagagagagcggTGTAGCTTCTGCTGCTTGTCAACTGTTCTGTTAGCTTGGAATCCAAACTGACATGCTCCGTTTCACCACTAAAACAATAGAACTGAGCATATCAGTTTGCGTTCCAGGCTACTGCTCTTTGTGTGTTGACCTGCTCTCCCTTTGCAAATAGGAAATATAAATGTATATGGAAATATAGCTACAGCCTTGCGTTTAAACATGAGTGTTAATTCCCCAGGAGAATCCTCCAAAACCAAAGCAGAGAAAGCAGGTGCCGTTGCTGCTGTTGCCGTAGGCAGACCTCAAGGTAAAAAATTAATAAACATATTGATTCAAATAAGGGTCTGATTAAGGCTTAGGGTGAAATCAAATCATGTCCCATTTTAATAAAAACAATTAGTTACATGCTCTTACTTGTATAGTACTTGGTTGGAGTCCATTTCTTAGGCACACTATGTAAAGTGGTGCCATTGTGTGGATGTTCTTGAAGGGTGTtaaatgtgtgtgttggtgtcagCTATCAGCAGCGAGGAGGCTCCGGTAGTGACTGGAGAATGGACTGACCGGGCTGTGACGGCCCCTGCCCTTACCATTGTTCCTGACGAGGAGCACTGGACCACTTCTGAGAGCAATCAAGACACCACTGTCTGGGGGCACGAGACAGAAAGTAATGATAGTAGTAATATTTCCCTCGAATATACTGCATATGTACATATTAATCAAATCTTACTTTTTGTTATATGCAGGgaatacagtatacacagtaTAATTACATTTTTACTGGCAGGAGTTTTCACTGAGGTTTTCTATTGCAATGTTGAGTTATTTGGAGGGTGGACTTATTAGGAGGATCCCTGATAACAGAGATAAAGGCTAAAGACCTGCATCTAGTCTCATTAACCAGACTAACAGTTGGCACTGCAGGTAATGAGCTGACTGTTCTTTGGACTCCTGGTGTAGGATCACCTTTTGGCCTCTAGATGGTATGGTTTACAGTACAGACAAGTATAGTGCCCTACAAAGGCAAAACGCATTAACTATGAATTTGGTCAAATATTTTATCTGTTGTAATGGCCAGGTATATTATTTGATTCATGTGGTATTTAGTTTCCTGACACAAGAACAATCCAGTTAATCAGAATATATAATGGAGTAACAAAAATTGCTCTCTGtctagacagaaagacagactttGCAGTAAAAACAATTACTTAGTTACTGTGTTTTGCCTTTGTAGAACAGTATAGATATTTAATCAGATTGTatcatttaaaatacatttttaaactaCTAAAGTATTAAAATCATATGGCAATATTAGTTTGCGTATATTGGTGATAGTCCGCCATGAAGCCAAGTCGTTGTGTGTGTTCCTGCAGTGGAACCCCAGCTGCCGTGTCCCAGCCAGCCTGAGCCTCAAGTGGAAGACGAGTGGTCTGGTCTGAGTAAGTAAAACAAACCTTTACACTGGCAATAAAAGTCATTGCAGGGATTAGATCGCATAATGAGTAGTTATACGGGTTGCAAGGTGGCCTGTAGATCAGTGATTCTGCACAGTCCAACTGTATTGTAGTCAGGAGACATCATCTCTGTCTAGCATGTGTTGTAAAGGTTGTGTTTTTGTGAGGTGTTTTAACTTGAGCTTTCCTCCGGATGTGTTTTCAGATGGTGATGGGTCTGCTGCTGCAGCAGACGGATGCTCTGACTGGAATGCCCCAGCGGAGGTGTGGGGGAACTATGAGGAACTCCCTGCTCCAGTAGAGGCTGCCCCCCCTGTTCTCGAGGAGCCCCTGCCAGAGACTGTCAAGGTTAGTCGCCAGTTGTGATAACACTTTTTAGGTACCCGTCACGAGAGGTTTCTAACATCATGGACCtgttcctggttaaataaataacatgCCTTATATTTAAATACTGTCAATATAATCTGGGAAAGTTGAGGAGAGAGAAACCATCTCCAGAGTTAAACAGAACATTTCATGATGAAGAGATGTCAGGGATTTAATTTAAATGTTGCATTTAAAAACCTCTAAATATAACTATGCATATGTGAGGATAGACTGACTAGTAATGTGCACTACATCCTTGGAATATAACTAGTTTGACTGCAGTGCAACAGTAGCTTGTAAAGAGACCATGCTGTATCCTGTACAAGGTTCTGCACagagtaatagtagtgatttggGGATTGCTTCATTTTAAAAGCCTCTGTCaaacaaaactacacattttaaatTTCAAAGCctcatgtaaaaataaaaataaatctgcTGTTTACTGTACCTTGTCCCCTTGTTATTATTTTGACTTATGTTCAAGTTGGGGAAATGTTGTCAGGTTGTTGATTTAGGTTGAGCAGTCTAGATCTTAAGTATTTGAATTAGTTTTGTACTTTGAATGTTGTTTCACAGCAGGTAtctgatgaagagagagaacaggcggAGCCTGCTGCTGATGGAACTGGTAAATtgaaaaagaagaaaaagaagaagaagaagcaagCTGAAGATGATGTAGTTACTGGCCAGGTAACACTGTAGACTAAGCACTTACTGGATTCCTCCTTAAAAACATAATGTTACTATAGTGATTAGTATTATTACACGGGAATAGAGCAACTTAATTTAAACTGTTACCATCACTCGTTAGAACTACATTGCTGAGTCTTTCATTGGGTCATTGTTACCTGTGGCCTTCCTGATTGGCTCATATTTGTTCTGTTTGCCTGTGATTGACAGGAGTCAGAGGAGCGAAGTAAAAAGGTTGCTGAGGCCAAGGTGAAGAAGCAGCCAATCCAGGAgcctactgctcctgctgtcaaTGTTGCTGTTGTGAAGGTTGGTGACACTGCTCTATAGACCTCAATGGCtgtgtcaaatggcaccctattccctaatagtgtactacttttgacgagggctTGTAAGGACTATAAAGGAAATAAAGTGCAATTTCGTTTAGGGGACCCCTGTTGGTCCAAGAGCACCCCCAGTGAGTGGCAAAGGTTCTTTAGCCTCTTTAATCCCAAGGTTTCTAATTCCTGCAGGCAAGAGTGGAGCAACCAGTTGTGGCTCAGAACACAGCCCCCATCACACAAGTGCCACCCCAACCCGCAGAGACGGAGCCTACTGCCAATCAGAACAGTCTACCTGCTCCAACACATAGTAAGTCTATCAGAACTATGTGAATCACACTGGAGTCTGGTCTAGTGGTAGTGCTGCAGACCCTGGACTACGTATCTCTGCCAGCAGCTGGGGTCCGATCCCTGCATACATGTTACTTCACTTTATACTTTCCTCTATTCTATATCCCCAATCATTTCTTGCTATACTATGATCACAATAGAAACACATTAAAATTAAAGGAGGAATAGCTTTACCTTGCCCTCAAACCATTCAGATCTAGACATATTAGTGGGCTGCTTGGTGTTCCTGGGCAGGGCTGCCATGTTGTGTGATTGACTGGGCCCCTAAGCTGCCTGCATACCACCTTCCTCTGAAGTGTAGCTCTTGATTTCTGGAGGTGTAGGAAGCAGTGAGGCCAGGTTATTACTACCAGAtatcccctctctccattctgtttgaTTGGCTATCCCAGCTAGAGCATCAGTCCTTCTATTTAATGTATCAATCATACGGTTGCAAAATTTCAGTAACTTTCCTTAAATCCTATTTGGAAGATTCTTGGAATATGTTTAGGAATAAGCAGGAAGTCCAGGAAAGTTACAGAAATGTTGCAACCCTAAAAACTCAAGACTATACAGGCAGGGCTGCAGTTCTCGCTCAGTCTCCACTCACacatttctacagctgcactgtTTCTCAATCCACTCCTGGAGGACCACACCCCCACGGGGTGCACCTTTTGTGTTTCAACCCAGCTACTATCCAAGCCATTGATTGGATGATTCAGGTGGTAGTACTGCACGAGAACAATAATGTACACTTCCTAGTGATCATTCTGGAATGGATTCTACACACTTCCTGCTTCTAAAGTCTTCGTTTCTGTTTTACAACCTGTCTTGTCTTACAAGGAGTCCCATATTGTATTGTAAGACTATTCTCCCTGTGTGTTTTCACCCATAGAAAAGCCTGAAGAGAGCCAGCCTTCCAAACCAGTGATGAAGAAGAAACGGGCAAGAAGAGAAACATGAGTTGGAGTCATGGACATTATATGCAAAATACTTTGGATAAAAACAGCTGATTATGCAACATATAAATACTTCCCcttttaaaaacagaaatatcaaacTTCTAAGTTC from Oncorhynchus masou masou isolate Uvic2021 chromosome 29, UVic_Omas_1.1, whole genome shotgun sequence harbors:
- the LOC135520398 gene encoding protein LYRIC-like isoform X1; the protein is MAENWQDATCQQVKLIAGRLNELLSTGLDLLHSEFGVDFGVKPEIPPWLIFLAACIGLVLMVAMWASACRGLFKKRLTIVEVETMESTKPATIKTAKAEEPKKKKRKPTEKKSQPNGSVVAELQEEVRVTADDNLPVVPHHSHVKTEKASEVKNTKKKQKLAVKEAKTASSHGKESEEVSGTWETKVSNKEKREQRRKDKTTGDGSGSPGGVDPLPSTPPTESTKVSPKAANPGSVSEKKEKKKKGESSKTKAEKAGAVAAVAVGRPQAISSEEAPVVTGEWTDRAVTAPALTIVPDEEHWTTSESNQDTTVWGHETEMEPQLPCPSQPEPQVEDEWSGLNGDGSAAAADGCSDWNAPAEVWGNYEELPAPVEAAPPVLEEPLPETVKQVSDEEREQAEPAADGTGKLKKKKKKKKKQAEDDVVTGQESEERSKKVAEAKVKKQPIQEPTAPAVNVAVVKARVEQPVVAQNTAPITQVPPQPAETEPTANQNSLPAPTHKKPEESQPSKPVMKKKRARRET
- the LOC135520398 gene encoding protein LYRIC-like isoform X2 is translated as MAENWQDATCQQVKLIAGRLNELLSTGLDLLHSEFGVDFGVKPEIPPWLIFLAACIGLVLMVAMWASACRGLFKKRLTIVEVETMESTKPATIKTAKAEEPKKKKRKPTEKKSQPNGSVVAELQEEVRVTADDNLPVVPHHSHVKTEKASEVKNTKKKQKLAVKEAKTASSHGKESEEVSGTWETKVSNKEKREQRRKDKTTGDGSGSPGGVDPLPSTPPTESTKVSPKAANPGSVSEKKEKKKKGESSKTKAEKAGAVAAVAVGRPQAISSEEAPVVTGEWTDRAVTAPALTIVPDEEHWTTSESNQDTTVWGHETEMEPQLPCPSQPEPQVEDEWSGLNGDGSAAAADGCSDWNAPAEVWGNYEELPAPVEAAPPVLEEPLPETVKVSDEEREQAEPAADGTGKLKKKKKKKKKQAEDDVVTGQESEERSKKVAEAKVKKQPIQEPTAPAVNVAVVKARVEQPVVAQNTAPITQVPPQPAETEPTANQNSLPAPTHKKPEESQPSKPVMKKKRARRET